One Bacillus amyloliquefaciens DSM 7 = ATCC 23350 DNA window includes the following coding sequences:
- a CDS encoding phage holin family protein: MIKWAVSILVNALLLIVIAGYFDSVHISSIGAAVIASVILSVLNVLIKPIIIILTLPVTVVTLGLFLFVINAITLMMTAALMGDSFQIDGFGTAIWASVVLSVFHLLIQKGILEPLRKR; encoded by the coding sequence ATGATCAAATGGGCAGTCAGCATTTTAGTAAATGCTTTATTATTAATCGTTATTGCGGGATATTTTGATTCCGTTCATATCAGCAGTATCGGCGCGGCTGTCATCGCAAGTGTGATTCTTTCTGTGTTAAATGTGCTGATCAAGCCGATCATCATTATATTGACATTGCCCGTCACGGTTGTAACCCTCGGCCTCTTTCTGTTTGTCATCAACGCCATCACGCTGATGATGACCGCTGCCTTGATGGGAGACAGCTTTCAGATTGACGGGTTCGGCACCGCCATTTGGGCATCCGTCGTGCTGTCCGTTTTCCACTTGCTGATTCAAAAAGGCATATTGGAGCCGCTTAGAAAAAGATAA
- a CDS encoding PspC domain-containing protein, with protein MKRLYRSEKNRKIAGVVGGLAEYINMDASLLRIITVVLALVTSGIVPIVYIIWCFVVPLEGDLK; from the coding sequence ATGAAAAGACTTTACCGTTCAGAAAAAAACCGTAAAATCGCCGGTGTCGTCGGCGGGTTGGCGGAGTACATCAATATGGATGCATCGCTTTTGCGCATCATAACCGTTGTATTAGCGCTTGTCACGAGCGGAATCGTGCCGATTGTATATATTATCTGGTGTTTTGTTGTACCTTTAGAAGGAGATTTGAAATAA
- a CDS encoding DUF4097 family beta strand repeat-containing protein, whose protein sequence is MKQEKERILKLVEEGRLTAQEALTLIEKLDHEYKEKEEQITALSTEVQEPAEDFESGTKGSQKPSIGAKLFDWIDSAVKKVKEADLDLNFGHAHEVQHIFQFKDSEFSAIDMQIANGSVNIVPWADEDIRAECQAKVYRADSQEAARTAFLQHIECEVKGNKFFVRTEKKTMKTNVTLYVPQKEYDKIRVKLFNGPIRGEHLHVKEFSAKTTNGVLSFSHLTAEKASAETANGQIKLAGHQCGTIEAETINGLIDLRGSSESIDVQSFNGNIMLTVTAPHCRSIYTKTTTGNVEIALPDDAAVKAELKSNLGSLSHELIDAEILKEKNDTIQKELMLASNQGHDQHLSIFSESLTGAIKLKHTQR, encoded by the coding sequence ATGAAGCAGGAAAAAGAACGGATTTTAAAGCTTGTGGAAGAAGGCAGGCTGACGGCGCAGGAAGCTCTGACGCTCATTGAAAAACTTGATCACGAATATAAAGAAAAAGAAGAACAGATCACCGCATTATCAACAGAGGTCCAGGAACCCGCGGAAGATTTCGAAAGCGGGACAAAAGGAAGCCAAAAACCCTCGATCGGGGCTAAGCTGTTCGATTGGATTGATTCGGCCGTCAAAAAAGTGAAGGAAGCGGATCTCGATCTGAATTTCGGCCATGCACACGAAGTCCAGCATATTTTTCAATTTAAAGACAGTGAGTTCTCGGCCATTGATATGCAGATCGCAAACGGCAGCGTCAATATCGTGCCTTGGGCGGATGAAGATATCAGAGCCGAATGCCAGGCGAAAGTGTACCGGGCGGACAGTCAGGAGGCGGCACGCACCGCATTTCTTCAGCACATTGAATGTGAAGTGAAGGGCAATAAGTTTTTTGTCCGCACAGAAAAGAAAACGATGAAAACCAATGTGACGCTTTATGTTCCTCAGAAAGAGTACGATAAGATAAGAGTGAAGCTGTTTAACGGACCGATCAGAGGGGAACATTTACATGTAAAAGAATTCTCAGCGAAAACGACAAACGGCGTTCTGTCATTCTCTCATTTGACGGCTGAGAAAGCGTCGGCGGAAACGGCTAACGGACAAATCAAGCTGGCCGGACACCAATGCGGCACGATTGAAGCGGAAACGATTAACGGCTTGATTGATTTGCGCGGATCGAGTGAATCCATTGACGTCCAAAGTTTTAACGGCAATATCATGCTTACCGTGACTGCGCCGCATTGCCGCTCCATCTACACGAAAACGACTACCGGAAACGTGGAAATCGCCCTGCCTGATGACGCGGCGGTGAAAGCGGAGCTGAAAAGCAATCTCGGCTCTCTCAGCCATGAGCTGATTGATGCGGAGATTTTAAAGGAAAAGAATGATACCATTCAAAAAGAACTGATGCTGGCATCAAATCAAGGCCATGATCAGCATCTCTCGATTTTCTCAGAATCGTTAACAGGGGCCATTAAGCTCAAGCATACTCAGAGGTGA